CAGGGCGGGTCGTTGCGGTCGTGGGGCTTGTCGCACCACGCGCAGCGCCACTTGGCCGAGCCGCCGCCCCCGGACCCGCCGGTGGCCTCGCCGTCCGGACTGTCGCCCCCGCTCATCTCACAGTCGGACGGGCACGTCGCGGTCGTCCAGGTAGCGCTTGACCTCGTCGATCGAGAACTCGTCGAAGTGGAAGATCGACGCCGCCAGCGCCGCGTCCGCGCCGGCGTCGGTGAACACCTCGTAGGCGTCTTCGGGACCGCCACAGCCCGACGACGCGATGACGGGCGTCGAGACGGCGTCGCAGACCGCCCTCGTCAGCGGGATGTCGTAGCCGTCTTTCGTCCCGTCGGCGTCGATGGAGTTGACGAACAGCTCGCCCGCCCCGCGCTCTTCCGCTTCCTCGGCCCACGATACCACGTCCGTGCCGGTGCCCTCGCGGCCGCCTTTGACCGTACACTCGAACCAGCAGGACTCGCCGTCGACCTCGACGTAGTGCTCGCCCGCCTCGTCGAAGCGGCGGCGCGCGTCGACGCTGATGACGATACACTGGTTGCCGAACGCGCGGGCGCCCTCGGTGATGAGTTCCGGCCGCTCCAGCGCGCCGGTGTTGATCGACACCTTGTCCGCGCCCGCCCGCAGCGTCTCCTTGACGTCTTCGCGGGTGCGGATCCCGCCACCGACGGTGAGGGGGATGAACACCTCGTCGGCGACCTGCGAGACGGTGTCGAGCATCGTCTCCCGGCCCTCGGCGCTGGCCGTGATGTCGAGGAAGACGAACTCGTCGGCGCCCGCCTCGTTGTACTTCTTGGCCATCTCCACGGGGTCGCCCGTGTAGGCCAGGTCCTCGAAGTTCACCCCGGTGTAGACCGCCGCGTTCCCCTCGTCGTCGAGGTCGACGTCGATACAGGGGATGATCCGCTTCGTCAGTCCCATTGATACCTACGTCTCCGTGAGCGAGTGGCAAAAGGTATCCGCTCTCCGGGGCCCAGCCGCGTCCGGCGACTCCGGAGACGCCGGTCCGCCCTTCCGGGGACGGTAGGTTTTACTGCTGGCGGTGACCACCGCGACTATGCGAAAACGTTCACTCGCTGGCGAGTGGCAGTTTCGACGGCGAGACGGCGACGAGTGGCGCACCGGCGCGGTGCCCGGCGGCGTCTACACGGACCTCCTGAACGCCGGCGCGATCCCCGATCCCCTCGTCGAGGACAACGAACTCGACGTGCAGTGGGTCGGAAAATCCGACTGGACCTACCGGCGCACGTTCTCGGTCGACGAGCGTCTGCTCGACCACGACCGGCTCCTCCTGCAGTGCGACGGCCTCGACACCGTCGCTACGGTCTCGATCAACGGGCGGGAAGTCGGTAGCTCCGTCAACATGCACGTCGGCCACGAGTTCGACGTGAGCGACGCTCTCGAACCGGGCGAGAACGAAATCGCCGTCGCCTTCCGCTCGCCGGTCGAATACGGTCAGGAGCGCGCCGCCGAATACCCCTACGAGGTGCCCTGCATCCGCTACCCCGTCGACCAGCCCGGCCGTCCCTTCGTCCGGAAGGCCCAGTGTCACTACGGCTGGGACTGGGGCCCCTGCCTCCCGACGATGGGCATCTACCGCGACATCTCGATCGTCGCCTACTCCGAACCGCGCGTGCGCTACACCAAGACCGAACAGGACCACGCCGGCGAGGGGATCGACCTGACCGTCCGCGCCGGTATCGACGCCCCGAGCGCCGGCACCTACGAGCTTCGCGTCGACGTGGCCGACGCCGCCGTCACGGAATCGGTCGACCTCGACGCGGGCCAACAGGAGATCGAGACTACGGTCGCGGTCGACGAGGGCTCGGTCGATCTGTGGTGGCCCAACGGCTACGGCGACCAGCCGCTGTACGACCTCTCGGTGCGGGTCGGCGACGGCCGCGACGCCCACGAGGTCACCGACCGCGTCGGCTTCCGCGAGGTCGATCTCGTCGTCGAACCGGACGACGTCGGGACGTCGTTCTCCTTCGAGGTCAACGGCGAACCGGTGTACGCCAAGGGGGCCAACACCATCCCGACCGCGCCGCTGTACGGCGACGTGACCGAGGAGCGCTACGAACACCTGATCCGCAGCGCCGCTGACGCCAACATGAACATGCTCCGGGTCTGGGGCGGCGGCTACTACGAGAAGGAGGCTTTCTACGACCTGTGCGACGAGTACGGCCTGCTCGTCTGGCAGGACTTCATGTTCTCCTGCTCGCTCCACCCCGCGGACGACGACTTTCTCGACACCGTCGAAGACGAGGTCCGCTACCAGGTGCGCCGCCTCGCCAACCACCCCTCTCTCGCCCTCTGGTGCGCTAACAACGAGAACGAGGAGGCCGCCCAGAACTGGTTCGTCGAGCACGACCACCACGAGGACCACCTCGACGACTACCGGAGACTCTACGAGGAGACGGTCGCGCCGGCCTGCCGCGAGGAGGACCCCTCGCGCACGTACTGGCCCGGGTCCCCCTCCAGCGGCCCGGACGAACTCGAACCGTACGTCTTCGAGACGGGCGACATCCACTACTGGGACGTGTGGCACAAGGGCCAGCCCTTCGAGGATTATCTCACCACGAACCCGCGGTTCGTCTCCGAGTTCGGCTACCAGTCGTTCCCCTCGACAGACTCGCTGCGAACCGTCCTCGACGAGGCCGACTTCAACCCCACCTCGCCGATGATGGAGCACCACCAGCGCAACCCCGGCGGCAACACGACCATCCTCCGCCGGATGGCCGACTACTTCCGCTTCCCCTTCGACTTCGACGACTTCGTCTACCTCTCACAGTTGCTGCAGGCCGAGGCGATGTCGACGGCCATCGAGCACTGGCGCCGCCGTAAGCCGACGACCATGGGCGCGCTGTACTGGCAGCTCAACGACCTGTGGCCGGTCGCGTCGTGGGCCTCGGTCGAGTACGACGGCAAGTGGAAGGCCCAGCAGTACGCCGCCCGCCGACAGTTCGCGCCGGTCCTGCTGTCCTTTCATCCCTCCTTCGAGGGCCGCGACGGCGTCGACAACGCCCAGGCCGAGGACCCCGAGGATGTCGACTGGGGCGACGTGACCGCCCAGACGCTGTGGGTCACCAACGACGAGACCGAGCCGCTGTCGGGCGAGGTCGGTCTGGCGGTCCACACCTTCGACGGCGAGGTCGTCCACGAGGAGACGGTCGCCGTCGACGTCGACGCCCACGAGAGCGCCGAACTGGCGACCGTCGACCGGGCGGACCTGCCCGAGAGCGTCGACCCCAGCGAAGTCATGGTCCGCGCGGCGTTCGAGGAAGACGGGGACGGCGAAACCGTTCCCGGCTCGTATCCGGCGACCGCCTTTTTCGCGGACTACAAGCGCCTCGCACTCCCGGAGACGGACCTCGACGTCGAGGTCGACGGCGCGGCGGTGACGGTCGCGGCCGAGACGGCGGCGCTGTTCGTCGAGCTCGACCCGGGGACGATGCCCGGCGCGTTCTCGGACGACTTCTTCCACCTGGCGCCCGGCGAGGAGCGGACGCTCGC
The window above is part of the Halosimplex rubrum genome. Proteins encoded here:
- the hisF gene encoding imidazole glycerol phosphate synthase subunit HisF, coding for MGLTKRIIPCIDVDLDDEGNAAVYTGVNFEDLAYTGDPVEMAKKYNEAGADEFVFLDITASAEGRETMLDTVSQVADEVFIPLTVGGGIRTREDVKETLRAGADKVSINTGALERPELITEGARAFGNQCIVISVDARRRFDEAGEHYVEVDGESCWFECTVKGGREGTGTDVVSWAEEAEERGAGELFVNSIDADGTKDGYDIPLTRAVCDAVSTPVIASSGCGGPEDAYEVFTDAGADAALAASIFHFDEFSIDEVKRYLDDRDVPVRL
- a CDS encoding beta-mannosidase; this encodes MRKRSLAGEWQFRRRDGDEWRTGAVPGGVYTDLLNAGAIPDPLVEDNELDVQWVGKSDWTYRRTFSVDERLLDHDRLLLQCDGLDTVATVSINGREVGSSVNMHVGHEFDVSDALEPGENEIAVAFRSPVEYGQERAAEYPYEVPCIRYPVDQPGRPFVRKAQCHYGWDWGPCLPTMGIYRDISIVAYSEPRVRYTKTEQDHAGEGIDLTVRAGIDAPSAGTYELRVDVADAAVTESVDLDAGQQEIETTVAVDEGSVDLWWPNGYGDQPLYDLSVRVGDGRDAHEVTDRVGFREVDLVVEPDDVGTSFSFEVNGEPVYAKGANTIPTAPLYGDVTEERYEHLIRSAADANMNMLRVWGGGYYEKEAFYDLCDEYGLLVWQDFMFSCSLHPADDDFLDTVEDEVRYQVRRLANHPSLALWCANNENEEAAQNWFVEHDHHEDHLDDYRRLYEETVAPACREEDPSRTYWPGSPSSGPDELEPYVFETGDIHYWDVWHKGQPFEDYLTTNPRFVSEFGYQSFPSTDSLRTVLDEADFNPTSPMMEHHQRNPGGNTTILRRMADYFRFPFDFDDFVYLSQLLQAEAMSTAIEHWRRRKPTTMGALYWQLNDLWPVASWASVEYDGKWKAQQYAARRQFAPVLLSFHPSFEGRDGVDNAQAEDPEDVDWGDVTAQTLWVTNDETEPLSGEVGLAVHTFDGEVVHEETVAVDVDAHESAELATVDRADLPESVDPSEVMVRAAFEEDGDGETVPGSYPATAFFADYKRLALPETDLDVEVDGAAVTVAAETAALFVELDPGTMPGAFSDDFFHLAPGEERTLAFDAYDGRRDALVEAELEDELTVRHLRETY